The stretch of DNA AGGACTTGTTAAAATCAATGTTGATGCAGCAGTTTCGAAGAATTCAAGCAAGGTTGTGGCAGCTGCCATCGCTAGGGATGCTGCAGGTAATTTTCTAGGAGCATCTGCGTTGGTGATTCGTGGACTCTCAGATCCAGAGACCGTAGAGGCTATTGCTTGCAAGGAAGGCTTGGCATTGGCAAGTGACCTCATGGTTCAATACTTCAGGCTAGCCTCGAATAATGTTAATGTGATCAGAGGAATCAAGGAGGATGGAATGGCCGTTCATGGCCATATCATCAGGGAGATAAAGGCTAGAGCAGTACTTTTTAGCACTGCTGATTTTGTTTATGAGAACAGGTGCTCCAATGTGGATGCTCATACCATCTCAAGGAGTGAGATTTATGCTGAGTTTGGTAGGCTAGTTTGGCTGTTAAGTCCGCCTCAAGGCGTTTCGCCTCAAGGCGTTTGTAACTCGTATAACTTTGTTGATGAATAAAGAGTTATGcctcctcaaaaaaaaatcagcaaccAGCACGGACAGCAACGCTACTCCACGCCGCTGCATACCAGGAAACCGCCGCCACTTgaccgccccgccgccgttcACCACTGTGCAGCTGTTGCTCGCCTGATTCAGTTGGAGGACTCCCCCTCATCGGGAGAGTagaagccgctgccgccgacggCCATGTTGAGGACTTCCGCGCTCGGGAGGCCAAGATCCGTCGAGTTCCAGGCGCCGGTGCGGCGGAGTCCGGGGCGCCGGTCCACTGCCGCCGTCTTGCGACCGAGGAGGCGCTGGAGCATCGAGGTTGGCAGGGCCTAGGCCGGAGGAGGACTCGGGAGGGCCTGAGCCTTCATGCGCGCTGCAGCCTCGGCGCGCGTCTTGGGCGGAGAAGCCGGTGCCTCTGCCGCCGGAGGAACCGAGGGGCCGGCGATGTAGTACGGTGGTACGCCGGTCCTTGCCGCTCGCGTGCCACCAGGGTTGATAAGTATGCCGATTCCAGGGCCGGACACGACTGCATTCTCTTCTTCAATCTCCACAGCGTCGAGCGCGGGTGCAGCCTGAGTGTTCAGGAACCATGGATCGAGCGTGTGCGGGATCGGCGTGAACTCCTTGCAGAAGTCACACCAGAAGCGTGGAGGTGCCGGTGTCGGCGACATCGGCTCAATGGGCGCGTACGCGGGCACAGCGGCGGGCTCTGCAACAGCTTCCTcaacgggcggcgccggcgcttcGACGACAGATGGCGCTAGTGCTTCGACGACACGCGGTGCAGCTTTGCTGGGGCTGGCACCGTCCACGCCACGGCGAGGAGATGGTGTCTGACTCTGCAGATGCAGACCGCGCGAAGAAGCAAGGCGGCCACTGTGGATGGGGCTGTACTCGCGGCCACAAATTGGACCTGCACGGAGGCTGCGAACAGCGGCATCGAAGATGCGGCCGAATGAAGTATGGCCACGGGCAGCATTGCGGCGAACACGAGGCCCAAGGCGCTCGAAAACGCTGCGGTGCTGACcatggtggccatggcggcgaatCGAGCCACGACGAACTCCACCGGCGCAACGTAGGGCGAAGAACAAGCCACGGACGATATGAGACGGTAAGTCAAGTCTTGCCATGCTTACCGACAGGGGTTCAAAGGCATGTGCCTTTGGAAGTAGCGTTCGTTCTTCCGCTTGTCATTCTCCTTTTCTCTTGTTCAAAGAGCAAAGTGACTGATAACGTGTTGTGAATGAGAATATAAATGAACAGAAATTTTGGGAACAACTATTTGTTTCATTGATCTTTGAGGATTATATACATGTGAAGGGGTGACTGTTTACAAGTTACTGTTCACGTGAACAGACTACAACCGAAGGGACATGCCCCTTCGTATGTCATGCTAACTGCTATCATACTAACAACTATGCTAACTGCTGTACGGATGGATGAGATCGCATGAGAAAAGACGCCTATTGATGAAGAGGCATCGATTCTAACACTTTAAAACTACAATTACTACGAATGGAAAGGCCTAAACACACGCTTTTAGATTGAAATTCGTGAGAAATTTTGATCAAACTATCTCGGACCGATGGTGTTCCAAACCTCCATTGAACTGAGGCAACAAATGAATTTTGACTCAGGTGCAAATTATTCACTTCCTTCAAACCAGCTTTTATATTGACCCCGTCTGCTGGTGTTGCAGATTGGATGGGAACATCATTAATAACGTATTAACAATTATATAAAAAGCTGCACTAAAACGATTATGCTGGGGCTGTATGTGATGGGCTGATATCATTAACCAAGCTAATCTTGCTCATGATATATTGATATAGAGGACGGACGAGTACAGCTCATTTCCATCAGTCATATGCAATGGAGCTGATGCCTACAAGAAACAATAAGCTCAACATTTTGATGTACGCCGCAACATATTTGCAAGAGAAACTAAGCTCTGACGGTATCAACCATCATGGATACACTAATTGAAGCAAAACTGCAAAAATGGACTGAACAATTTAACACAGGGGAAGAGTTCCCATCTGTTGATACTGCAGGCATGAACATAGGGCAGCATGCTCAGCATATAAAGACAATTGGGAAAACTAGCAACCTCGGCAGCAGAAATATTGAAAgatgacaacatgattaaacttgCAAATGCATTAGGCTCGCAACCAAACCTCGCGGTCAGGGAAAACAACAGAGACCTCACACATAACTGATGGCTTCCAACACAAATGCTCAGATAACTTATCTTTTTTCCCTGATATTataaagcatgcattgaagaaACACCAGAAGCCCATTGAGTTTGTGCCTGCATTCAGTTCCCTCGCCCGCGGCCCCCCATTCTTCCCCTTCCACGGCCACCATAGCCCCTTCCACCCCTGCCTCCATCATAGCCACCGCTCCTGCCATTTTCATAGCCTCCGCCCGTGCCTTGCTCATAGCTTCCTCTGCCTCCATCATAGCCTGCAATGCCAACAATATTCAGAACAGCTTCCACTTGTAGACATTGGATTTAGTCTTTCTATGCAGAGCAAAAAATTAATTATTGTTCACAAGTTGATACTAAAGAAATGCCCCTGCTAAATGCAATAAAATACCAAAGAACATAAAAACTGTTTACCACACACAAAGTATTGGCACCTACTCCTGTAGAAGTGGTCAAAGTCTAATTGTTTTAGATGGCTGAATATGTTTGAGCATTTGCATTACGATAGTAACACTAGCATATTCATAACAAAATACTTTCAACGCATTATAATATGAGGTTTGGAACATATAACAAtatcaaaaaaaatgaaacagaATCATGGGCACTGCCATATCCAAAACATGCAATGTTTAGGCACATGGAAGGCATGAGTTGGTTATAACAGGCATACCTCCACGGTAACCCCAGTTGCTTCTTCCACGCATACCACCACCTCGTCCTCGGCTATACCCACCATTTTCTGTATTAAAAAATCAAGATATGTTATCATCCAGGACTTCATGCAAGATCAACAGCATAACTGAATCAAGACAGGATTCCGTACCTTGGTAGTTTCCATACCTACCTTGGTTGTAGCCATATCCACCATCATACCCGCCTTGATTATCATAGCCTCCATACCCACCTTGATTATCATAGCCGCCATACCCACCTTGATTATCATAATAACCGCCACCCTGATTGTACCCACCTTGGTTGTTTCCATATCCACCGTAACCCCCATAGCCTCCTCTACCCCAACCCCTTCCACGTCCACGGCCCCTTCCTCTACCTCGACCCCGTGCATAGGAGTCTAAACAGAGTCAATGATTAAGAGATGAACGATAATCAACAAAAATACCCACATCAATGCAAAATATCACTGTTGTACCTTCATACTCAAGCTGCTGGAATTGGCCTTGTGGTCGGCGAGGTTGGCGCTGCGGTGGTGGTGCCTGCTGTAGGCGCTGTGGTTGCCTGTGCTGTTCGATGTAAGCAGGAGCTTGGTACCTGTATAAAAATGGATTAATATTCCAATCAAACCTTTGTATTGTGCACAAGTACATTTTTTATCTTACAAGATTAACTAATGTTTGACACCAATAATCCTAAGGAATTAACTGAGGAACACATGTAACTCACCCAGGGGTGTTCTTATCCAACTCTCCAGGAGACAAGGTaattgaaatcatcgaaacatGCCGAGTCATCTCCAGCCTGAAATTGGGCAAGCTTTAAAATaagaaatgaaaatgaaacagGAGTAAGAAAATAATATAGTAAAATGAGTAGAAACTTACGGGACAAGGCCTTCTTCTATAGGTTCCCAGACATCAGTGATGCTGACAGAACTGATATTGGTATCCTGATGCAAACCAGCATTTCTTTTCTGTTTCAAATACAGCTTGTCATATATGGTGGCCTTTCCAAATGAAATAAAGATGGGAGAAGGAGAGAAAAGAATTACCTTGATAATCTCCGCAACAGCAACAGACTTGCTGATTGCCTGTCCCATGGCCTTCAAAACAATCTCTTTTATTCTCCGCTCCTGGTTATAAAGGAAAAAGGTAAATTATATTAACAAATATACAGGAGCTGAGCTACACAGCACTACATTGTACATAGGCAACAAATAGTATAATTGTAAAACATTACAGTATACCTGGTAAAAACGGAATCACAATAACAGGAGAATAATAATCAGCATGAGC from Panicum virgatum strain AP13 chromosome 9K, P.virgatum_v5, whole genome shotgun sequence encodes:
- the LOC120649850 gene encoding TATA-binding protein-associated factor 2N-like: MDRYQRVERPRTESATIEENEIRITSQGLIRNYVSYATSLLQERRIKEIVLKAMGQAISKSVAVAEIIKKRNAGLHQDTNISSVSITDVWEPIEEGLVPLEMTRHVSMISITLSPGELDKNTPGYQAPAYIEQHRQPQRLQQAPPPQRQPRRPQGQFQQLEYEDSYARGRGRGRGRGRGRGWGRGGYGGYGGYGNNQGGYNQGGGYYDNQGGYGGYDNQGGYGGYDNQGGYDGGYGYNQGRYGNYQENGGYSRGRGGGMRGRSNWGYRGGYDGGRGSYEQGTGGGYENGRSGGYDGGRGGRGYGGRGRGRMGGRGRGN